Proteins encoded in a region of the Salmo trutta chromosome 34, fSalTru1.1, whole genome shotgun sequence genome:
- the LOC115173221 gene encoding guanine nucleotide-binding protein G(T) subunit gamma-T1-like, protein MPGVINMDELTDVDKAKMERDQKKIEVKLERWMTSKCCTEFMEAVQAGVEEDTLVKGIAEDKNPFKELKGGCVVC, encoded by the exons ATGCCGGGGGTGATAAATATGGATGAGTTGACAGATGTGGATAAGGCTAAAATGGAAAGAGACCAAAAGAAGATTGAAGTCAAGCTTGAGAGATGGATG ACGTCTAAGTGCTGTACTGAGTTTATGGAGGCGGTTCAGGCCGGTGTAGAAGAGGACACTCTGGTCAAAGGCATCGCAGAAGACAAGAACCCATTCAAGGAGTTGAAAGGTGGATGTGTCGTCTGCTGA
- the tfpi2 gene encoding tissue factor pathway inhibitor 2 yields the protein MELSSLIFLILSCSLCYVFALSPTQEVCLLQVDEGPCRGDIQRYYYNTITQQCEEFVYGGCQGNANNFMSFLACQKACFRIPKIPQICRFQKEVGPCRANFLSYFFNMTTMQCEQFVYGGCQGNENRFQDQLSCMEYCRPHKTTPVLCLDPLDKGGCAASIPRYYYNSASRMCEQFIYSGCGGSSNNFISKQSCMDVCAKAGKPWISRKTGRRAGMMRTTSKNRIRIKPNNNIKWSTI from the exons ATGGAGCTCAGTTCATTGATTTTTCTGATCCTTTCATGCTCTCTTTGTTACGTTTTTGCATTGTCACCGACACAAG AGGTGTGTCTACTTCAAGTAGATGAGGGACCTTGCAGAGGAGATATCCAACGTTACTACTACAATACTATCACTCAACAATGTGAAGAGTTTGTCTATGGAGGCTGCCAAGGGAATGCAAACAACTTCATGAGTTTTCTGGCGTGTCAGAAAGCATGTTTTAGAATACCAA AGATCCCCCAGATCTGCAGGTTCCAGAAAGAGGTGGGTCCCTGCCGGGCCAATTTCTTGAGCTACTTCTTCAACATGACCACCATGCAGTGTGAGCAGTTCGTCTACGGAGGCTGCCAGGGCAACGAGAACCGCTTCCAGGACCAGTTGTCTTGCATGGAGTACTGCAGaccacacaaaa CTACTCCTGTGCTCTGCCTGGATCCCCTGGATAAAGGAGGGTGTGCTGCATCTATACCGCGCTACTACTACAACTCAGCCTCCAGGATGTGTGAGCAGTTCATCTATTCAGGTTGTGGAGGAAGCAGCAACAACTTTATATCCAAACAAAGCTGCATGGACGTCTGTGCTAAAG CTGGGAAACCATGGATAAGCAGAAAAACAGGCAGAAGAGCAGGCATGATGAGAACAACTTCCAAAAACCGTATTAGAATAAAGCCTAATAACAATATTAAATGGTCAACAATTTGA